DNA from Parageobacillus thermoglucosidasius:
AAGCGGAACAACTGGCGGGAGAGCAAAAAATATTCAAAGTGCATCTCCAAAGCGGTCGCACGGTAACGGTTTCATCATTAGAACAAGCGCATGCCTTCGGAAAGCAAGCTGACGAAGCTTACGAAGTGGAAGAACAAGCGAGCAATATTATTGCAGGCACACCTTTATATGTCAAAAACGTTTTAACAAATTTTCACAAAAAATATCAAGTAGATGAATTTATTTTGCACACCCCGCTTCAAAAAGCGGAAGAACGGCTTCGGTCGTTTCAATTGCTAAGTCCGATTCACTCGAATGAGGATGACAAAAGTGCAGAAAGGGATGAAGAATATGTCTCATAAAAAACAGATTAAATTGGGAATCATGTTGCACGGCCCGGGCAGTCACATGAATGCATGGAAAGACCCGAGTGTTCCAAAAGATGCAAGTGTGAACTTTCTATATTATAAGTCCATTATCCAGCAAGCAGAGGCAGCAGGATTTTCTTTCGCCTTTGTGGCCGATGGATTATATATTAATGAAAAATCGATTCCTCATTTTTTGAATCGCTTTGAACCGATAACCATTCTGTCTGCCCTTGCAGCAGTGACATCGAGAATAGGGCTTGTCGGCACGGTATCGACGACTTACAGTGAACCATTTACCGTTGCCCGCCAATTTGCATCGCTGGATAAAATAAGCGGCGGCCGTGCTGGATGGAATGTAGTCACTTCTCCGTTAGAAGGCTCTGCAAGAAACTACAACAAAGGAGAACATCCGCCGCATGCGCTTCGCTATGAAATTGCCGAAGAATTTTTGCAAGTCGTTAAAGGCCTTTGGGATTCATGGGAAGATGATGCTTTCGTACGCAACCGTGAGACCGGGCAATTTTTTGATAGAAATAAGCTTCATGTTTTAAATCATAAAGGCCGTTTCTTTTCTGTTGAAGGCCCGTTGAATATTGAACGTTCGAATCAAGGGCAGCCTGTCATTTTTCAGGCGGGTTCTTCCGAAGCCGGCAAGAATCTGGCTGCAAAAGAGGCAGATGCCGTTTTCACCAATGTAGAGACACTTGAACAGGCGCAGGCTTTTTATGAAGATGTGAAACGGCGGGCAGAAGCGAATGGGCGGAGCAGAGACGAGATTCTCATTTTCCCGGGGATTCATCCAATTGCCGGGGCCACCATTGAAGAAGCGGAAGAAAAATACAAAGCGATTCAAAACCTTGTGTCGATCGAAGAGGCGCTTCATTATTTGGGACGGTTCTTTGATCACTTCGATTTCAGTGTATTCCCGCTTGATGAGCCGTTTCCGGATGTGGGTGATGTCGGGAAAAACAGCTTCCAATCGACAACTGATCGGATTAAGAAAATCGCGCGTGAACAGAACTTGACACTGCGGGAAGTGGCTTTGCAGGTAACCACTCCAAAAGGAGCATTTTTCGGAACATATGAACAGGTGGCCGATCAATTGATTGCCTGGGTGGAGGGCAATGGAGCCGATGGATTCATTTTTGCCCCGCCTGTTCTCGGCAGCGGTTTAACCGATTTTGTTCAGCACGTCATCCCGATTCTGGAAGAGCGGGGCTACTACAGCCGGGAGTATCAGAGTGATACATTGCGGGGAAATTTGGGGCTGCCGTACAAGGAAAATCAATATACGAAAAAATCAAAAGAAGCGATTCATTAATAAGGTGCAAAAATAATTCCATCGATGCCGTTGCAGATGTTATGGAGACGAAAGCCGGGAAAGATCAACGGAATGAATAGTTGGCGCTGTGGAAAAAGGAACGGTCTGAAAGGCAGCAGTAGGGTTGCCACCTTAAAAAGGAAGGGAGGGCATGTTTGGTCATGAAGAAACAGAAAGTAACAGAGAACATTAAAATTACAAGAGATGTGCCCGTTTCGATGAGAGACGGAACCATCTTGTATGCAGATATATACCGGCCAGACGACCAGGAAAAATACCCCGTTTTGCTATTAAGAACTCCTTACAACAAGAGCGATGCTCAGACAATGAATTACGCTCATCCAATCTGGTATGCCAAAAATGGGTATGTGGTCATTGTTCAAGATACTCGTGGAAGGTGGAAATCTGAAGGTACATTTGATCCTTATAAGGCAGAAGGACAAGACGGCTATGATACGGTTGAATGGGCGGCACATTTGCCTGATGTGGAACCTAAAGTAGGGATGTACGGGTTTTCTTATGCTGCTGCAGTGCAATTATTAACCGCTGCTGAGAGGCCGCCACATTTAAAGTGTATTGTTCCGGCTATGATTGGTTCAGATGGCTATAACGGACATGTTTATAAACATGGCGCATTTGCTCTTGCTTTGAATTTGTCTTGGACATTGTTTGTTAGCCAGGACGAGGCATTTCGCAGAGGAAAATGGGATTGGTTGAGAGAGATTTCTTTCAATACAGCAGCGATCCAATCATTGTATCATTATCTGCCTTTAAAGGATGTTCCGGCTGTCAAAGAGGAATTAACGCCATTTTATCAAAAGTGGCTCGAACATCATGTAAGAGATGAATATTGGGACCGCTACTCGATGCAGGATCACTATGAGAAAATCAACGTTCCTGTTCTTCATATTGGCGGATGGTATGACATCTTCATTGATGGAACGATTGAAAACTTTCAAGGCATCAAAAAATATGCGGATGCTAAGGCAGCCAGTGAACAATATTTATTTATTGCCCCTTGGTACCACATGCCATGGTCGAGATATGTTGGTGAACTTGATTTTGGAGAACATGCCCGCAACCGAATCGATGAAATTCAACTGAGCTGGTTTAATCGATGGTTAAAAGATGAAGAAAACGAATGGTGCCAGAAAAAGCCAGTGAAGTACTTTTTGATGGGCAGCAATGAGTGGAGAGAGGCGTCCCAATGGCCGCCTCCTAATACGATAAATACAAATTACTATCTGCACAGTTCATATAAAGCAAATTCGATCAATGGCGATGGAAAACTGTCCATTCATCTCCCCGAAAAAGAAGCATCTGATATTTTTGTTTATCACCCATCCATTCCAGTACCAGCACTTGGCGGAAGATCAGGAGCAGATCCGGTTTTAACGCCGATGGGGCCAAAAAATCAACTTCCGATTGAAGCACGGAACGATGTTTTAGTTTACACATCAGACATATTAGAAGAAGATGTTTCCGTTGTTGGCGACATTAAAGTGATTCTGTATGCATCGACGACTGCGGAAGATACGGACTTTGTCGTGAAGCTCATTGATGTTCATCCAAATGGAAATGCGTATAACGTTGCTGAAGGAATCATTAGGGCAAGCTTTCGGAATTCCTTAGAAAGACAAGAACCTGTGCCAGCTTCACAAGTCATTAAATATGAAATCAATGCAGGCGCTATTGCCAATGTTTTCAAAAAAGGACACTCTATTCGCCTGGATATCACTAGTTCATTGTTTCCGACATTTGACCGCAATCCGAATAGATTGGTCAAGCCAGGAAGCGCGACGGCAGCGGATTTTATTGCTGCAACTCAAACGATCTATCATGGCGGGCGATATCCATCACATGTCATCCTGCCAATTGTTAAAGAACAACGATGATTTCAAGAATGTCCATGTTACCAAGAAGGAGGAAGACATGAAAAAAAAGTTCGTTTGGTTTGATTTAGGTTATACCCTTTTTTACCAGCAGCGAGAATCCATCTACCAGCAATTTCTTAAAGAAAATGGCATTTATATCTCGTTAGAAAAAATCGAAAAGGCTTATCACCTGACAGATAAATATTTTATGAGAGAGTATCCGAGTGTGTTAGGAAAAGAGATTCAAACTTTCTACCCTTGGTATTTAGGTGTTTTGAATTTTAAGCTCGGCCTCCATTTTGATTTAAGCAGGCAAAGTGAACGAATGCAGGGGATGCAAAAGTATATGGAGCAATGGCATCCTTTCCCCTTTGTGAATTCGGTATTATCTCAGTTAAAAAGGCACTCCATCAGGCTTGGAGTGATCAGCAACTGGGATCGCAGTGCCAGAGAACTTCTGGAGAGACATGGTTTAACTGCCTATTTTGATCATATTATTATTTCTGCAGAAGTTGGCGTGGAAAAGCCGGATGCCGCGATTTTTGAAAAAGCCTTAAAAGATGCTGGAGTGTCTGGAGAAGAGTGCATCTACGTTGGAGACAACTATTATGATGATGTGATTGGCAGTTCGAAAGTTGGAATGAAAGCTTTATTGATTAATCGCTTTAATCGGGAAGGGATAGAGGAAATCCGGTATCCTCACACGATTCGTTCTATCGAAGAAGTGCCAGATTTATTGAATAAAATGGGGCTTTTTTAATAATGATAATTTTTTAACGTAAAGGGGAGTTAATTGGGATGGCATTGATGATAAAAAGCAGAAAAAAGAAAAAAACAAATTTCATGAAAGGGCTATGGTTGAGCATTTCGCTTGTTCTATTGCTAACCGCATGTGACAGCCAAAAAGAAACAGCGAATGGCACAGCTTCTACTAAAGAAAAAGTGGATAAAGAAGTGGTTGTTGCGGTTCCCCAAGATCCGGATTACTTGGACCCGTTTTTGGCTCAAGCCGCAGGAACGAGAGAAATAATGTTCAATGTTTTTGAAGGGCTGTTAAAGCCAAATAATAAAGGGGAGCTTATCCCGGCGATTGCGGAATCTTATAAAATTTCCCCAGATGGGCTAACCTATACATTTATATTGAGAGATGGCGTGAAATTTCATAATGGGCAAGAGGTGACTGCTGAGGATGTAAAGTATTCCTATGATCTTTTAGCGGGAACTGATACAGGAAAGCCGTTGTACACTTCGTTTAGCAATGTGGAATCGATTACGGCACCGGATAAGAAAACGGTCGCCATTAAACTGAAGCAAAGAGAAGCCTCTTTCTTGACGGCAGTGACCGCTGCCGTTATTCCGAAAGGTT
Protein-coding regions in this window:
- a CDS encoding LLM class flavin-dependent oxidoreductase, with the protein product MSHKKQIKLGIMLHGPGSHMNAWKDPSVPKDASVNFLYYKSIIQQAEAAGFSFAFVADGLYINEKSIPHFLNRFEPITILSALAAVTSRIGLVGTVSTTYSEPFTVARQFASLDKISGGRAGWNVVTSPLEGSARNYNKGEHPPHALRYEIAEEFLQVVKGLWDSWEDDAFVRNRETGQFFDRNKLHVLNHKGRFFSVEGPLNIERSNQGQPVIFQAGSSEAGKNLAAKEADAVFTNVETLEQAQAFYEDVKRRAEANGRSRDEILIFPGIHPIAGATIEEAEEKYKAIQNLVSIEEALHYLGRFFDHFDFSVFPLDEPFPDVGDVGKNSFQSTTDRIKKIAREQNLTLREVALQVTTPKGAFFGTYEQVADQLIAWVEGNGADGFIFAPPVLGSGLTDFVQHVIPILEERGYYSREYQSDTLRGNLGLPYKENQYTKKSKEAIH
- a CDS encoding CocE/NonD family hydrolase, which translates into the protein MKKQKVTENIKITRDVPVSMRDGTILYADIYRPDDQEKYPVLLLRTPYNKSDAQTMNYAHPIWYAKNGYVVIVQDTRGRWKSEGTFDPYKAEGQDGYDTVEWAAHLPDVEPKVGMYGFSYAAAVQLLTAAERPPHLKCIVPAMIGSDGYNGHVYKHGAFALALNLSWTLFVSQDEAFRRGKWDWLREISFNTAAIQSLYHYLPLKDVPAVKEELTPFYQKWLEHHVRDEYWDRYSMQDHYEKINVPVLHIGGWYDIFIDGTIENFQGIKKYADAKAASEQYLFIAPWYHMPWSRYVGELDFGEHARNRIDEIQLSWFNRWLKDEENEWCQKKPVKYFLMGSNEWREASQWPPPNTINTNYYLHSSYKANSINGDGKLSIHLPEKEASDIFVYHPSIPVPALGGRSGADPVLTPMGPKNQLPIEARNDVLVYTSDILEEDVSVVGDIKVILYASTTAEDTDFVVKLIDVHPNGNAYNVAEGIIRASFRNSLERQEPVPASQVIKYEINAGAIANVFKKGHSIRLDITSSLFPTFDRNPNRLVKPGSATAADFIAATQTIYHGGRYPSHVILPIVKEQR
- a CDS encoding HAD family hydrolase translates to MKKKFVWFDLGYTLFYQQRESIYQQFLKENGIYISLEKIEKAYHLTDKYFMREYPSVLGKEIQTFYPWYLGVLNFKLGLHFDLSRQSERMQGMQKYMEQWHPFPFVNSVLSQLKRHSIRLGVISNWDRSARELLERHGLTAYFDHIIISAEVGVEKPDAAIFEKALKDAGVSGEECIYVGDNYYDDVIGSSKVGMKALLINRFNREGIEEIRYPHTIRSIEEVPDLLNKMGLF